The following are encoded in a window of Ranitomeya variabilis isolate aRanVar5 chromosome 6, aRanVar5.hap1, whole genome shotgun sequence genomic DNA:
- the CSRNP1 gene encoding cysteine/serine-rich nuclear protein 1, which yields MSGILKRKYEALEDDFTYSSSSSSPSSSATSSSGGESDDEFNSSPRPLLSDFTPISILKTAKRAKKNQVHFDRVIVFYFQRCQGFTSVPSRGGCTLGMRQKHSYSQQFTLEEFSREQLIRRREKLMECLKEKKLLALKNMFTKNGTIESEKANNLSIDDICDEDIDMTNAEIEDGFNPLVYSAKKRRALLKRKGVKKIDKSEKRELNEIRKSREQCGCDCQDFCEPETCSCTLAGIKCQRDHSTFPCGCTKDGCGNRNGRVEFNSSRVQTHFIHTVMKLELEEKSQNNDDGDDQSELSCSERLDPFGCSSMESSEDEERTAPTTTSTTSSTTPYHFNTDLEPAGENSCSSDTTDSSSSSGQSESSESPFELASSDKSQPDFEEDYLARILHFNDSEYEENSSDCQDNLSFFHTTDFFCDKVYESLYSSEKSDGGLYTNSLSNISKCVDENANQGADCFTDNEISVAISTDSTVAQGEPLLKNYMDISLSSEAFDISDETEYNFGPLYNSLNEFENLCSQQCPVTLLPGFTSSADTTASFLESLISSSESCNDNQFLEDALKSPSPFESLVA from the exons ATGAGTGGGATACTGAAACGCAAATATGAAGCATTGGAAGATGACTTCACATACTCGTCTTCGTCTTCATCCCCGTCATCGTCGGCGACCTCTTCTTCTGGAGGGGAGTCTGATGACGAGTTTAACAGCAGCCCCAGGCCGCTTCTGAGCGACTTCACGC CAATATCCATCTTAAAGACTGCAAAAAGGGCTAAGAAGAACCAGGTTCATTTTGATCGGGTGATTGTCTTCTATTTCCAACGATGCCAAGGTTTCACAAGCGTGCCAAGTCGGGGCGGATGCACTCTGGGCATGAGGCAAAAACACAGCTACAGCCAACAATTCACATTGGAAGAGTTTTCCAGGGAACAGTTGATACGGCGTAGGGAAAAACTCATggaatgtttaaaagaaaaaaagctctTGGCTTTAAAGAATATG TTTACAAAGAATGGTACAATAGAGTCAGAAAAGGCTAATAACCTCAGCATAGATGACATCTGTGATGAAGACATTGACATGACCAATGCAGAAATTGAAGATGGCTTCAATCCATTAGTGTACTCTGCCAAGAAACGACGGGCATTGCTCAAGCGCAAAGGTGTGAAGAAGATTGACAAAAGTGAAAAACGTGAACTTAATGAAATTCGGAAGTCAAGAGAACAATGTGGCTGCGATTGCCAGGACTTCTGCGAGCCAGAGACCTGCAGTTGCACCTTAGCAGGCATCAAGTGTCAG AGAGATCATTCAACTTTCCCATGTGGATGTACTAAGGATGGATGTGGAAATCGAAATGGAAGAGTAGAATTCAATTCATCCAGGGTACAGACCCATTTCATCCATACGGTCATGAAACTTGAGCTTgaggaaaaaagtcaaaataatGACGATGGAGATGACCAGTCTGAATTGTCATGCAGCGAAAGGTTGGACCCCTTTGGGTGCTCCTCTATGGAGTCTAGTGAGGATGaagaaaggactgctcccaccacTACTAGCACCACCTCATCCACTACTCCCTATCATTTCAACACTGACTTGGAGCCAGCTGGTGAAAACAGTTGCAGCAGTGACACAACGGACAGCTCATCATCCTCTGGGCAGAGCGAAAGCTCAGAAAGTCCTTTTGAACTTGCATCTTCTGATAAGTCCCAGCCAGATTTTGAAGAAGACTATCTGGCTAGGATTCTTCATTTCAATGATTCGGAGTATGAGGAGAATAGCAGTGACTGCCAGGACAACTTGAGTTTCTTTCATACTACGGATTTCTTCTGCGATAAGGTTTACGAATCTCTCTACAGCTCCGAAAAATCAGATGGTGGTTTGTACACCAACTCTTTATCGAACATTTCAAAGTGCGTAGATGAAAATGCAAACCAAGGCGCAGATTGCTTTACTGACAATGAGATATCTGTGGCCATCTCTACTGATTCTACCGTGGCACAAGGAGAGCCACTTTTAAAAAATTATATGGATATCAGCCTTTCCTCGGAAGCCTTTGATATCTCTGATGAAACAGAGTATAATTTTGGACCTCTTTACAATTCCTTGAATGAATTTGAAAACTTGTGTTCTCAGCAGTGTCCGGTGACTCTTCTTCCTGGATTTACATCGTCTGCGGATACTACTGCCAGCTTCTTGGAATCTTTAATTAGTTCTTCAGAATCTTGTAATGACAATCAATTTTTAGAGGATGCCTTAAAATCGCCATCTCCTTTTGAATCCCTCGTAGCATAA